CACTTTATCAATAAATTTGTCAGTTGCTTCTTTCACACATTCCTCTTTTGATAATAATGGATAATACATATTGAATTTTTCTTTTTCGATGCCTAATACATTTTTATCAACTAATCTTCTAATTAATGTCCTTACGGTTTTGTCGCTCCAAGTAGTTTTATACTCCAATTTTTTAATAATATCATATGCTCTGATTTTCTTACATTCCCAGATCACTTCCATTATCTCCCATT
The sequence above is a segment of the Vallitalea longa genome. Coding sequences within it:
- a CDS encoding BlaI/MecI/CopY family transcriptional regulator — protein: MKRENKITDAEWEIMEVIWECKKIRAYDIIKKLEYKTTWSDKTVRTLIRRLVDKNVLGIEKEKFNMYYPLLSKEECVKEATDKFIDKVYKGSIGLLVSNFVKNNKLTKNDLEVLKNVLEDSDTKEKQ